Proteins found in one Lates calcarifer isolate ASB-BC8 linkage group LG8, TLL_Latcal_v3, whole genome shotgun sequence genomic segment:
- the LOC108885522 gene encoding protein diaphanous homolog 1 isoform X2 gives MDPHTGNSASAAAGPKKDKKSKKSYEDGDGKKKFLERFTSMRMKKDKEKPGHMPGQRHSSAASYEISAQSAMLHDHSDEYVLELFEQMLVDMNLNEEKQQPLREKDIMIKREMVSQYLHTSKAGQNQKESSKSAMMYIQELKSDYRDAQLLSCLESLRVSLNNNPVSWVQNFGDEGLALLLSLLRRLQEEKDEFPMMGVKCQHEIIRCLKAFMNNKYGLKSMLESDEGIPLLVRAVNPRVPHMMVDAVRLLSAICILEHNENLHERVLEAITEEAERQDIERFQPLLAGMNNHNIALKGGCMQLINALISRGEELDFRIHIRSELLRLGLRDLLTEVRTIENEELRVQLTVFDEQAEDDSEDLKARLDDIRIEMDDVREVFEILVNTAKDSKAESHFLSVMQHLLLIRNDYLARPQYYKLIDECIAQIVLHRNGADPDFKCRHLSLNIEGLIDNMVDQTKVETSEAKATELGKKLDAELTARHELQVELKKLEGDYEQKLRDLSQEKEQLALSKQEREQENQGLQQQLGSLKQQIEQLSKDLEEAKTKVVTVTVPVPTPGLPPPPPPPPLPGQNAGMPPPPPPPPLPGHAAIPIPQPPPPPPLPGHASIPPPPPPPPLPGMPVPPPPPPLPGMPGPPPPPPLPGMGPPPPPPLPGMGPPPPPPPPGAPGMPPPPPFGMGGWGAPAPPQLPFGLQPKKDYKPEVQLKRANWSKIGPEDLSENSFWTKAKEEQFENNELFAKLTLTFSSQTKTTKGKNITHTLPFSCFFTLLLQPFSPFFFSAWRTHCTFALFSNAVSKQQLT, from the exons ATGGATCCACACACGGGCAACTctgcctcagctgctgctggtccCAAGAAGGACAAGAAATCAAAGAAGAGCTACGAGGATGGAGATGGGAAAAAGAAATTT TTGGAGCGTTTCACCAGCATGAGGATGAAAAAGGACAAGGAGAAGCCTGGCCATATGCCAGGTCAGCGCCACTCTTCAGCTGCCAGCTATGAGATCAGTGCTCAGAGTGCCATGCTGCATGATCATTCTGATGAATACGTCCTGGAGCTCTTCGAACAGATGCTG GTGGATATGAACCTGAatgaggagaagcagcagcctCTCCGAGAGAAAGACATTATGATCAAGCGAGAGATGGTCTCCCAGTACCTTCACACATCGAAAGCT GGTCAAAACCAGAAGGAAAGCTCCAAATCAGCCATGATGTACATTCAGGAGTTAAAGTCAGACTACAGAGACGCACAGCTGCTGAGCTGTCTGGAATCTCTACGAGTCTCACTCAATAACAACCCTGTCAG TTGGGTGCAGAACTTTGGAGATGAAGGCCTGGCCCTGCTGCTGAGTCTGCTTAGAAGACtacaggaggagaaagacgaGTTCCC AATGATGGGAGTGAAATGCCAACACGAGATCATTCGATGTCTAAAAGCCTTTATGAACAACAAG TACGGTCTAAAATCCATGTTGGAGTCAGATGAGGGAATTCCTCTGCTGGTCAGAGCCGTCAACCCCAGGGTGCCTCATATGATGGTGGATGCTGTGAGGCTGCTTTCTGCCATCTGCATTTTGGAACATAATGAGAACCT ccatgAACGTGTTTTGGAGGCCATTACAGAGGAGGCTGAGAGACAGGACATTGAGAGGTTTCAGCCTCTCCTTGCAGGCATGAACAATCACAACATTGCTCTTAAG GGTGGCTGCATGCAGCTAATCAATGCCTTAATCAGCCGAGGAGAGGAGTTGGACTTCAGGATCCATATTCGCTCTGAACTGCTAAGACTGGGACTCAGAGACCTGCTGACG GAGGTGCGGACGATAGAAAATGAAGAGCTGAGGGTGCAACTTACAGTGTTTGATGAGCAGGCAGAAGATGACTCTGAGGACCTCAAAGCACGTCTTGATGACATCCGCATTGAGATGGA TGATGTGAGGGAAGTGTTTGAGATTCTGGTCAACACTGCCAAGGACTCCAAAGCCGAAAGCCACTTCCTGTCCGTGATGCAGCACCTGCTGCTGATCCGTAATGATTATTTGGCCAG GCCTCAGTACTACAAGCTGATAGACGAGTGTATCGCTCAGATCGTGCTCCACAGGAATGGAGCAGACCCTGACTTCAAGTGCCGTCACCTTAGCCTCAATATTGAAGGCTTGATAG ACAACATGGTAGACCAGACCAAGGTGGAAACCAGTGAGGCCAAGGCCACCGAGCTGGGAAAGaag CTGGATGCAGAGTTGACGGCACGCCACGAGTTGCAGGTGGAGCTGAAGAAACTGGAGGGCGACTATGAGCAGAAGCTGCGGGACTTGAGCCAAGAGAAGGAACAGCTGGCCTTGTCTAAGCAGGAGCGAGAACAGGAGAACCAGGGACTACAACAACAGCTAGGCTCTCTGAAACAGCAg ATTGAGCAGCTGTCTAAGGATCTGGAAGAGGCCAAGACTAAAGTTGTTACAGTAACTGTTCCCGTGCCAACACCTGGTTTGCCCCCTCCaccgccaccccctcctctccctggcCAGAATGCAGGTAtgccccctccacctccacctccgcCCCTACCAGGCCACGCTGCCATACCCATTCCTCAgcccccaccacctccccctCTACCGGGCCATGCCagtattcctcctcctccaccaccgcCTCCTTTGCCGGGCATGCCGGTCCCACCGCCACCCCCGCCCCTGCCTGGAATGCCGGGACCACCACCCCCTCCGCCCTTACCTGGGATGGGaccaccaccccctccaccctTACCCGGGATGGGACCTCCACCGCCACCACCGCCACCTGGAGCTCCTGGTatgcctccacctcctccatttGGCATGGGAGGCTGGGGTGCCCCCGCACCACCTCAGCTGCCTTTCGGGCTCCAACCTAAGAAAGATTACAAGCCAGAGGTCCAGCTGAAGAGAGCCAATTGGAGCAAG ATCGGACCTGAAGACCTCTCTGAGAACAGTTTCTGGACCAAGGCAAAAGAGGAGCAATTTGAAAACAATGAGCTCTTCGCCAAACTCACTTTGACCTTCTCCTCGCAGAcaaaga CCACTAAAGGTAAGAATATCACGCACACACTTccatttagttgttttttcacACTTCTCCTCCAGCCTTTTTCACCCTTCTTTTTCTCCGCGTGGAGGACACACTGCACATTTGCATTATTCAGCAATGCTGTGTCAAAACAGCAACTCACATGA
- the LOC108885522 gene encoding protein diaphanous homolog 1 isoform X1, with amino-acid sequence MDPHTGNSASAAAGPKKDKKSKKSYEDGDGKKKFKLKRLIPDELERFTSMRMKKDKEKPGHMPGQRHSSAASYEISAQSAMLHDHSDEYVLELFEQMLVDMNLNEEKQQPLREKDIMIKREMVSQYLHTSKAGQNQKESSKSAMMYIQELKSDYRDAQLLSCLESLRVSLNNNPVSWVQNFGDEGLALLLSLLRRLQEEKDEFPMMGVKCQHEIIRCLKAFMNNKYGLKSMLESDEGIPLLVRAVNPRVPHMMVDAVRLLSAICILEHNENLHERVLEAITEEAERQDIERFQPLLAGMNNHNIALKGGCMQLINALISRGEELDFRIHIRSELLRLGLRDLLTEVRTIENEELRVQLTVFDEQAEDDSEDLKARLDDIRIEMDDVREVFEILVNTAKDSKAESHFLSVMQHLLLIRNDYLARPQYYKLIDECIAQIVLHRNGADPDFKCRHLSLNIEGLIDNMVDQTKVETSEAKATELGKKLDAELTARHELQVELKKLEGDYEQKLRDLSQEKEQLALSKQEREQENQGLQQQLGSLKQQIEQLSKDLEEAKTKVVTVTVPVPTPGLPPPPPPPPLPGQNAGMPPPPPPPPLPGHAAIPIPQPPPPPPLPGHASIPPPPPPPPLPGMPVPPPPPPLPGMPGPPPPPPLPGMGPPPPPPLPGMGPPPPPPPPGAPGMPPPPPFGMGGWGAPAPPQLPFGLQPKKDYKPEVQLKRANWSKIGPEDLSENSFWTKAKEEQFENNELFAKLTLTFSSQTKTTKGKNITHTLPFSCFFTLLLQPFSPFFFSAWRTHCTFALFSNAVSKQQLT; translated from the exons ATGGATCCACACACGGGCAACTctgcctcagctgctgctggtccCAAGAAGGACAAGAAATCAAAGAAGAGCTACGAGGATGGAGATGGGAAAAAGAAATTT AAACTCAAACGGCTGATTCCTGACGAG TTGGAGCGTTTCACCAGCATGAGGATGAAAAAGGACAAGGAGAAGCCTGGCCATATGCCAGGTCAGCGCCACTCTTCAGCTGCCAGCTATGAGATCAGTGCTCAGAGTGCCATGCTGCATGATCATTCTGATGAATACGTCCTGGAGCTCTTCGAACAGATGCTG GTGGATATGAACCTGAatgaggagaagcagcagcctCTCCGAGAGAAAGACATTATGATCAAGCGAGAGATGGTCTCCCAGTACCTTCACACATCGAAAGCT GGTCAAAACCAGAAGGAAAGCTCCAAATCAGCCATGATGTACATTCAGGAGTTAAAGTCAGACTACAGAGACGCACAGCTGCTGAGCTGTCTGGAATCTCTACGAGTCTCACTCAATAACAACCCTGTCAG TTGGGTGCAGAACTTTGGAGATGAAGGCCTGGCCCTGCTGCTGAGTCTGCTTAGAAGACtacaggaggagaaagacgaGTTCCC AATGATGGGAGTGAAATGCCAACACGAGATCATTCGATGTCTAAAAGCCTTTATGAACAACAAG TACGGTCTAAAATCCATGTTGGAGTCAGATGAGGGAATTCCTCTGCTGGTCAGAGCCGTCAACCCCAGGGTGCCTCATATGATGGTGGATGCTGTGAGGCTGCTTTCTGCCATCTGCATTTTGGAACATAATGAGAACCT ccatgAACGTGTTTTGGAGGCCATTACAGAGGAGGCTGAGAGACAGGACATTGAGAGGTTTCAGCCTCTCCTTGCAGGCATGAACAATCACAACATTGCTCTTAAG GGTGGCTGCATGCAGCTAATCAATGCCTTAATCAGCCGAGGAGAGGAGTTGGACTTCAGGATCCATATTCGCTCTGAACTGCTAAGACTGGGACTCAGAGACCTGCTGACG GAGGTGCGGACGATAGAAAATGAAGAGCTGAGGGTGCAACTTACAGTGTTTGATGAGCAGGCAGAAGATGACTCTGAGGACCTCAAAGCACGTCTTGATGACATCCGCATTGAGATGGA TGATGTGAGGGAAGTGTTTGAGATTCTGGTCAACACTGCCAAGGACTCCAAAGCCGAAAGCCACTTCCTGTCCGTGATGCAGCACCTGCTGCTGATCCGTAATGATTATTTGGCCAG GCCTCAGTACTACAAGCTGATAGACGAGTGTATCGCTCAGATCGTGCTCCACAGGAATGGAGCAGACCCTGACTTCAAGTGCCGTCACCTTAGCCTCAATATTGAAGGCTTGATAG ACAACATGGTAGACCAGACCAAGGTGGAAACCAGTGAGGCCAAGGCCACCGAGCTGGGAAAGaag CTGGATGCAGAGTTGACGGCACGCCACGAGTTGCAGGTGGAGCTGAAGAAACTGGAGGGCGACTATGAGCAGAAGCTGCGGGACTTGAGCCAAGAGAAGGAACAGCTGGCCTTGTCTAAGCAGGAGCGAGAACAGGAGAACCAGGGACTACAACAACAGCTAGGCTCTCTGAAACAGCAg ATTGAGCAGCTGTCTAAGGATCTGGAAGAGGCCAAGACTAAAGTTGTTACAGTAACTGTTCCCGTGCCAACACCTGGTTTGCCCCCTCCaccgccaccccctcctctccctggcCAGAATGCAGGTAtgccccctccacctccacctccgcCCCTACCAGGCCACGCTGCCATACCCATTCCTCAgcccccaccacctccccctCTACCGGGCCATGCCagtattcctcctcctccaccaccgcCTCCTTTGCCGGGCATGCCGGTCCCACCGCCACCCCCGCCCCTGCCTGGAATGCCGGGACCACCACCCCCTCCGCCCTTACCTGGGATGGGaccaccaccccctccaccctTACCCGGGATGGGACCTCCACCGCCACCACCGCCACCTGGAGCTCCTGGTatgcctccacctcctccatttGGCATGGGAGGCTGGGGTGCCCCCGCACCACCTCAGCTGCCTTTCGGGCTCCAACCTAAGAAAGATTACAAGCCAGAGGTCCAGCTGAAGAGAGCCAATTGGAGCAAG ATCGGACCTGAAGACCTCTCTGAGAACAGTTTCTGGACCAAGGCAAAAGAGGAGCAATTTGAAAACAATGAGCTCTTCGCCAAACTCACTTTGACCTTCTCCTCGCAGAcaaaga CCACTAAAGGTAAGAATATCACGCACACACTTccatttagttgttttttcacACTTCTCCTCCAGCCTTTTTCACCCTTCTTTTTCTCCGCGTGGAGGACACACTGCACATTTGCATTATTCAGCAATGCTGTGTCAAAACAGCAACTCACATGA